Genomic segment of Pseudomonadota bacterium:
GAGTAAATTATTTAATTGAAGTTTTATCAGAGAGTTCGTTTAGAGATGAGTTTATTTGGTCATTACATGATTATGCCAAAATAAATAATCTTCAAATTAAAACCACTACACTTATTTCATTAAAAACGTTTAATAGTGATTATTATAAAGGCATTATTTTGCCAAGAGTAAGCCCAAAAGCATATGAAGCATTGAGTTTTGTACCTCAGATCAAAGGTATATGTGATCGAATACCTATGAAAATAAAACTAGTAGAGGATATATATGCAAACTACAAAGAATGCGCTGGTGTTATTAATGATAAAAGTTTTTATGAAGTTTATGAAAAAGCGGCTAAACAAGTTTTATCATCCATTGTGACAGAAAAACTTATCGATAATACAGCATATTACATTCGATGTGCAGAAAAACTAGTGCCTATAGTTTCTTCTGCAATTTTAGCAAATTATGGCGGAATTGAAAATTGGGATGTTATGTTATCGGATTTGAGTATACGTGTAAGCAAGAATCCATTAACTTTAGGAAAGGTGCGCAGAATCTTTGAGGAATGGGTAAAAAACGGAAGAAATGAATTTTTTAATAATGAAGATGTAGATAATTTAAATGTTATTAACTTAACGAGAAATAATTTAGTTCACTCATCAGAAGAAAATATGATTGATTTTGAAGCTTTTATAAACGGTTTTAAAAGACTTTCACAATTTGTATTAAAAAATTTTAAACAATTATTATTTATGTCAAGAACCAGTGGTGTAAAACCTTATAAAATTGAACAAGTCCAAAATCCAACATTAGAAGCATTAGCGATACAAATACTTAATGCGAATATGTTTGAAGTAGATGAGGCTGAGTATTACACAGGAAAAGATAGGGCAGATATAACATTTGCTTTGGCAAGATTGTTTGGGCAAAGACAAATTAAAATAATAGACATTGGCTGTGGAAAAGGTGCATTATTATATGGACTAAGCGATTTGCCAAAAGAACAATTAAGAACTATAGACTATATTGGTATAAACCACAAAAAAGTCTATCCAATAAAAAAAATGATTGAAGATTTAGGTTTTGAAAATAAAGTTCATTCATCAGAAATTCTTGCTATGCATGAAGTCTATACTAAAAAATTTGACGCTGATTATGCTTTTATAATAGATGTAATGCATGAAATTCCGTTACATGATTTGCACATGTTTATTTCTTTTATTCTAAATTCAATAAAAATAAACGGCTCTATTGAAATAACAGAAACTATGAAAGAATCCGAAGAAGATTATATTGAGTATAGGCCAGAAGACTTTAGATTTTTGTTTAATGATGTTAAAAATTTAGAAACTAATGCAACTGAGCGGATAATTTATTCATTTGGTAACAAAGTTCCTTGCACCATTTGTTCTTTAAGAAAAAGTGGGGAGATAGAAGATATTGATTGGAGTTCTATTTGCATAAAACTCTATAACGATAAAATTGAAAAAATTAACAAATTGATTGCTGATCTGACTAAATCTCAATTGCAGGATGATGTTGAAAGAAAAGCTCAGCTTATTATGCAGCAAAACTATCTATTTAAACAACTACACTTCATAAAAAGCTAATAATTGGGACAGTTCGGGGACGCCCTTGACATTTGTAGTTGCCAATCTAAACATTTTAGGGACAGTTAAGGTACGCCCTTTACATTTGTAGTTGCCAATCTAAACATTTTATATTAAAAAGATAACATGCCAAAAAAAGCAAGAGTAGATGCACCGAGAGCCCTTCATCATATCATTGTACGGGGAATTGAGCGGGTCAAAATATTCAGGACCGATTCCGATCGGGATGATTTTCTGAACCGGTTTGGAAAGTTTATAACCGAAACAAAAAGCCGTTGTTGCGCATGGGCTCTATTATTAAATCATTTTATTTGCTTGTAAAAACCTGATGGAAAATATTTATTCAGGAAATCCGAAAGAAAAAGCCAAAGGATTTCGCGTAAGAAATACTTTGGCATCATATGTACATTTGCATTTTTCTGCCTCTTTATAATTTACTGCATCTCACATTCCCATATACTTCATCTATCTATCATAACTTCTATGTCATGCAGCTTCAAAGGCTTAATCTGAGATAGTTCTTTGTGAAACCGCTGTTCGGACTCCCATAAATCCCAGGCATGTTGGGCATTCAGCCAAAATTCGGGAGAATTCCCGAAAAGACGGGATAATCTCAATGCCATGGCAGGTGTTATGGCCCGCCGTTCTCTTAAAATTTCATTAATTGTCTGGCGTGATACGCCCAAAGCCGTAGCCATTGAAGTAGCGTTCAAATCATAATCCGGCATGAAATCTTCTCTGAGCATTTCGCCGGGATGTGTTGGGGGGAATTCTCTTTTTATAGTGTTTGTAATAGTCATGTTTCTATCCCTCAATGGTAATCAGTTATTTCAACATCGTAGGAATCGCCTTCAACGAAACTGAAACAGATTCGCCATTGGGTATTGATCGATATTGAAATTGACCTTTCCTGTCTTCTTTTAGTGCGTGTAATCGGTTGCTTGGAGGCACCATGAGATCATTTAAGGTTGATGCATAATGTATATATTCCAAACGCCTTATGGCCCGTTTGATTAATTCAGAGGGCGAACGTTTTGATTTGCCTGTTATAAAAAGTTGTTTCGTTTCTTTGTCGGCAAAAGATTTTATCATGAGCCTATTGTAAGCTGTCACGTTATAGTTGCCAATATTCAAACTCATTTTTTTGAGAATAGCAATTTGTTTGCGGTATCTGCTTTAAGGTTTTGTCAGTTCACGTTGATGGTCATGTAATAAATCAATACATCATCATTCCTCCTTTATCATCTCAAAAAGAGAAATAAAACTGCCTATTACAATTAGTTTATCCTTTTATAGTATATTGTTTTGTGTTATAGCCACATAAATTCTGTTTTTGAAATAAAACAGTTTCATGAATCCTAGGTTTTAAAAGGAAAAAGCTAAAGCCTGAAATTATGCTTTCAGATATTTATAGTAATTGGAGTTATTCTGTTCAAAGTGTATTGTTCAGTTTTGAGTGATGTGCTGATCCATTGTTCTGCCAGCATTATTGAACGGGTTAATATGACAAATAAGAGCCAAAAGCGGACTTGACCCCTATCGGTCTTTTTTATCAGTTAAACCATCAATAATAAAAAGGGAGGAGGAATTTGCAAATGAAGA
This window contains:
- a CDS encoding HigA family addiction module antidote protein — encoded protein: MTITNTIKREFPPTHPGEMLREDFMPDYDLNATSMATALGVSRQTINEILRERRAITPAMALRLSRLFGNSPEFWLNAQHAWDLWESEQRFHKELSQIKPLKLHDIEVMIDR